Proteins from a genomic interval of Hypomesus transpacificus isolate Combined female unplaced genomic scaffold, fHypTra1 scaffold_204, whole genome shotgun sequence:
- the cunh3orf38 gene encoding uncharacterized protein C3orf38 homolog isoform X2: MQGLTNIERNGCKTMLGLLSKGDILSLTDTVTNKMIAAESVTEAVEAILSYSNCAEELLKRKKVHRDVIFKYLAKEGVVIPSNSEKHQLIKKTLEFWSNATVKTEKVVFSQSPDTEAEQRVSVTADVAGEAVFEPLALARQFCQWFYQLLNSQNPSLGQPPQDWGPQHFWEDVRLCLLTSINGQQTEEFHGSELASLRLLALTRDEKLLLSPNLEPHGLRALSSPHGLVLVAVAGTIHRDRACLGIYEQVFGLNYCSCSH; encoded by the exons ATGCAAGGTTTGACCAATATAGAGCGTAACGGCTGTAAAACAATGTTGGGTCTTCTGTCAAAAGGAGACATCTTGTCCCTTACTGACACAGTCACCAATAAGATGATTGCTGCGGAGAGTGTCACAG AGGCTGTGGAGGCGATTCTTTCATACTCAAATTGTGCAGAGGAACTGTTGAAACGAAAGAAAGTACACCGTGACGTCATATTCAAGTATCTGGCAAAGGAAGGCGTCGTCATACCCTCAAACAGCGAGAAACACCAGTTGATCAAGAAAACATTAGAGTTCTGGTCAAACGCTACAGTAAAAACTGAAAAG GTCGTCTTTAGTCAGAGCCCAGACACTGAAGCAGAGCAAAGGGTCTCAGTGACAGCTGATGTTGCGGGGGAAGCTGTCTTTGAACCGTTAGCCTTGGCACGACAGTTCTGCCAATGGTTCTACCAGCTCTTGAACAGCCAGAACCCCTCTCTGGGCCAGCCACCTCAAGACTGGGGTCCACAACACTTCtgggaggatgtgaggctgtgCCTTCTCACCAG CATCAATGGGCAGCAGACGGAGGAGTTCCATG GTTCTGAGCTGGCCAGTCTGCGCCTGTTAGCCTTGACCAGGGATGAGAAGCTCCTCCTGAGCCCCAACCTGGAGCCCCATGGCCTCAGGGCTCTGTCCTCCCCCCATGGCCTGGTGTTGGTGGCTGTGGCTGGGACTATCCACAGAGACAGAGCCTGCTTGGGAATCTATGAGCAAGTCTTTGGTCTCAATTATTGTAGTTGTTCTCACtga
- the LOC124462207 gene encoding uncharacterized protein C3orf38 homolog isoform X2, which yields MTGSLTFDERYRCRNILMMLPRDNILSLHHTVTKKNKGWIGTTEAIDDIISHSKNAEELLKRKKVQRDVLFTYLQNDHIGLPKATDKQQLVNLALGNRSMNLYSPPPMFSTLSSLLTSPVLPTLFTPISTPPSNPAPSYQNYYTGSSLLTSPVLPTAITPISTPPYNPAPSYQASVKPESALVFEQSSQLSKVNDDSSGTDLSVMAQEFCKWFYELLNDLNPFLGQTAQDLYPLHFWEDVKLRIVSKTGSEEYDGAELVSLRLLALARDERLLLSPNLEPHGLRALSSPHGLVLVAVAGTIHRDRTCLGIYEQVFGLIRSPLDNNQWKIKFTEVRMQKKDDMSVGDELAPPPLTWDPSELERLCGSP from the exons ATGACTGGAAGTTTGACTTTTGATGAGAGATACAGATGCAGAAATATTCTAATGATGTTGCCAAGAGACAACATACTATCGCTTCATCACACTGTTACTAAGAAAAATAAAGGCTGGATTGGTACCACAG AAGCAATTGATGACATTATTTCACATTCCAAAAATGCTGAGGAGCTCTTGAAACGAAAGAAAGTCCAACGTGACGTCCTTTTCACTTACCTTCAAAATGATCATATTGGTTTGCCCAAAGCCACTGACAAACAACAGTTAGTGAATCTGGCTCTGGGAAACAGGTCTATGAATCTGTACAGTCCACCACCTATG TTTTCTACTCTCAGTAGTTTACTGACAAGCCCAGTTTTGCCTACATTATTTACCCCAATTTCCACACCACCATCCAACCCTGCACCTTCCTACCAG AATTATTATACTGGCAGTAGTTTACTGACAAGCCCAGTTTTACCTACAGCAATCACCCCCATTTCCACACCACCATACAACCCTGCACCTTCCTACCAG GCATCTGTCAAACCAGAGAGTGCACTCGTGTTTGAACAAAGCTCCCAGTTGTCGAAGGTGAATGATGACAGTTCTGGAACTGACCTCTCAGTCATGGCCCAAGAATTCTGCAAGTGGTTCTACGAGCTTCTGAATGACTTAAACCCCTTTCTGGGTCAAACGGCTCAAGACTTGTATCCCTTGCACTTCTGGGAGGATGTAAAGCTACGTATCGTTTCCAAAACTGGAAGTGAAGAGTATGATGGAGCTGAGCTAGTCAGTCTGCGCCTGTTAGCCTTGGCCAGGGATGAGAGACTCCTCCTGAGCCCCAACCTGGAGCCCCATGGCCTCAGGGCTCTGTCCTCCCCCCATGGCCTGGTGTTGGTGGCTGTGGCTGGGACTATCCACAGAGACAGAACCTGCCTTGGAATCTATGAGCAAGTCTTTGGTCTCATCCGTTCCCCTCTGGACAACAACCAATGGAAGATCAAGTTCACTGAAGTCAGAATGCAAAAGAAGGATGACATGAGTGTAGGAGATGAGCTGGCTCCTCCCCCGTTAACTTGGGACCCCAGTGAACTAGAGAGGCTATGTGGCTCTCCTTGA
- the cunh3orf38 gene encoding uncharacterized protein C3orf38 homolog isoform X1 — translation MQGLTNIERNGCKTMLGLLSKGDILSLTDTVTNKMIAAESVTEAVEAILSYSNCAEELLKRKKVHRDVIFKYLAKEGVVIPSNSEKHQLIKKTLEFWSNATVKTEKVVFSQSPDTEAEQRVSVTADVAGEAVFEPLALARQFCQWFYQLLNSQNPSLGQPPQDWGPQHFWEDVRLCLLTSINGQQTEEFHGSELASLRLLALTRDEKLLLSPNLEPHGLRALSSPHGLVLVAVAGTIHRDRACLGIYEQVFGLIRSPLDKNQWKIKFVKLKIRGQDSLSGAEELLSPALTCDSSELQLLCS, via the exons ATGCAAGGTTTGACCAATATAGAGCGTAACGGCTGTAAAACAATGTTGGGTCTTCTGTCAAAAGGAGACATCTTGTCCCTTACTGACACAGTCACCAATAAGATGATTGCTGCGGAGAGTGTCACAG AGGCTGTGGAGGCGATTCTTTCATACTCAAATTGTGCAGAGGAACTGTTGAAACGAAAGAAAGTACACCGTGACGTCATATTCAAGTATCTGGCAAAGGAAGGCGTCGTCATACCCTCAAACAGCGAGAAACACCAGTTGATCAAGAAAACATTAGAGTTCTGGTCAAACGCTACAGTAAAAACTGAAAAG GTCGTCTTTAGTCAGAGCCCAGACACTGAAGCAGAGCAAAGGGTCTCAGTGACAGCTGATGTTGCGGGGGAAGCTGTCTTTGAACCGTTAGCCTTGGCACGACAGTTCTGCCAATGGTTCTACCAGCTCTTGAACAGCCAGAACCCCTCTCTGGGCCAGCCACCTCAAGACTGGGGTCCACAACACTTCtgggaggatgtgaggctgtgCCTTCTCACCAG CATCAATGGGCAGCAGACGGAGGAGTTCCATGGTTCTGAGCTGGCCAGTCTGCGCCTGTTAGCCTTGACCAGGGATGAGAAGCTCCTCCTGAGCCCCAACCTGGAGCCCCATGGCCTCAGGGCTCTGTCCTCCCCCCATGGCCTGGTGTTGGTGGCTGTGGCTGGGACTATCCACAGAGACAGAGCCTGCTTGGGAATCTATGAGCAAGTCTTTGGCCTCATCCGCTCCCCTCTGGACAAAAACCAATGGAAGATCAAGTTTGTGAAGTTGAAGATCCGAGGACAGGACTCTCTGAGCGGGGCTGAGGAGctcctgtctcctgctctgACTTGTGACTCCAGTGAGCTTCAGCTCCTCTGTAGCTGA
- the LOC124462207 gene encoding uncharacterized protein C3orf38 homolog isoform X3 — protein MNLYSPPPMKFSTLSSLLTSPVLPTLFTPISTPPSNPAPSYQNYYTGSSLLTSPVLPTAITPISTPPYNPAPSYQASVKPESALVFEQSSQLSKVNDDSSGTDLSVMAQEFCKWFYELLNDLNPFLGQTAQDLYPLHFWEDVKLRIVSKTGSEEYDGAELVSLRLLALARDERLLLSPNLEPHGLRALSSPHGLVLVAVAGTIHRDRTCLGIYEQVFGLIRSPLDNNQWKIKFTEVRMQKKDDMSVGDELAPPPLTWDPSELERLCGSP, from the exons ATGAATCTGTACAGTCCACCACCTATG AAGTTTTCTACTCTCAGTAGTTTACTGACAAGCCCAGTTTTGCCTACATTATTTACCCCAATTTCCACACCACCATCCAACCCTGCACCTTCCTACCAG AATTATTATACTGGCAGTAGTTTACTGACAAGCCCAGTTTTACCTACAGCAATCACCCCCATTTCCACACCACCATACAACCCTGCACCTTCCTACCAG GCATCTGTCAAACCAGAGAGTGCACTCGTGTTTGAACAAAGCTCCCAGTTGTCGAAGGTGAATGATGACAGTTCTGGAACTGACCTCTCAGTCATGGCCCAAGAATTCTGCAAGTGGTTCTACGAGCTTCTGAATGACTTAAACCCCTTTCTGGGTCAAACGGCTCAAGACTTGTATCCCTTGCACTTCTGGGAGGATGTAAAGCTACGTATCGTTTCCAAAACTGGAAGTGAAGAGTATGATGGAGCTGAGCTAGTCAGTCTGCGCCTGTTAGCCTTGGCCAGGGATGAGAGACTCCTCCTGAGCCCCAACCTGGAGCCCCATGGCCTCAGGGCTCTGTCCTCCCCCCATGGCCTGGTGTTGGTGGCTGTGGCTGGGACTATCCACAGAGACAGAACCTGCCTTGGAATCTATGAGCAAGTCTTTGGTCTCATCCGTTCCCCTCTGGACAACAACCAATGGAAGATCAAGTTCACTGAAGTCAGAATGCAAAAGAAGGATGACATGAGTGTAGGAGATGAGCTGGCTCCTCCCCCGTTAACTTGGGACCCCAGTGAACTAGAGAGGCTATGTGGCTCTCCTTGA
- the LOC124462207 gene encoding uncharacterized protein C3orf38 homolog isoform X1 yields the protein MTGSLTFDERYRCRNILMMLPRDNILSLHHTVTKKNKGWIGTTEAIDDIISHSKNAEELLKRKKVQRDVLFTYLQNDHIGLPKATDKQQLVNLALGNRSMNLYSPPPMKFSTLSSLLTSPVLPTLFTPISTPPSNPAPSYQNYYTGSSLLTSPVLPTAITPISTPPYNPAPSYQASVKPESALVFEQSSQLSKVNDDSSGTDLSVMAQEFCKWFYELLNDLNPFLGQTAQDLYPLHFWEDVKLRIVSKTGSEEYDGAELVSLRLLALARDERLLLSPNLEPHGLRALSSPHGLVLVAVAGTIHRDRTCLGIYEQVFGLIRSPLDNNQWKIKFTEVRMQKKDDMSVGDELAPPPLTWDPSELERLCGSP from the exons ATGACTGGAAGTTTGACTTTTGATGAGAGATACAGATGCAGAAATATTCTAATGATGTTGCCAAGAGACAACATACTATCGCTTCATCACACTGTTACTAAGAAAAATAAAGGCTGGATTGGTACCACAG AAGCAATTGATGACATTATTTCACATTCCAAAAATGCTGAGGAGCTCTTGAAACGAAAGAAAGTCCAACGTGACGTCCTTTTCACTTACCTTCAAAATGATCATATTGGTTTGCCCAAAGCCACTGACAAACAACAGTTAGTGAATCTGGCTCTGGGAAACAGGTCTATGAATCTGTACAGTCCACCACCTATG AAGTTTTCTACTCTCAGTAGTTTACTGACAAGCCCAGTTTTGCCTACATTATTTACCCCAATTTCCACACCACCATCCAACCCTGCACCTTCCTACCAG AATTATTATACTGGCAGTAGTTTACTGACAAGCCCAGTTTTACCTACAGCAATCACCCCCATTTCCACACCACCATACAACCCTGCACCTTCCTACCAG GCATCTGTCAAACCAGAGAGTGCACTCGTGTTTGAACAAAGCTCCCAGTTGTCGAAGGTGAATGATGACAGTTCTGGAACTGACCTCTCAGTCATGGCCCAAGAATTCTGCAAGTGGTTCTACGAGCTTCTGAATGACTTAAACCCCTTTCTGGGTCAAACGGCTCAAGACTTGTATCCCTTGCACTTCTGGGAGGATGTAAAGCTACGTATCGTTTCCAAAACTGGAAGTGAAGAGTATGATGGAGCTGAGCTAGTCAGTCTGCGCCTGTTAGCCTTGGCCAGGGATGAGAGACTCCTCCTGAGCCCCAACCTGGAGCCCCATGGCCTCAGGGCTCTGTCCTCCCCCCATGGCCTGGTGTTGGTGGCTGTGGCTGGGACTATCCACAGAGACAGAACCTGCCTTGGAATCTATGAGCAAGTCTTTGGTCTCATCCGTTCCCCTCTGGACAACAACCAATGGAAGATCAAGTTCACTGAAGTCAGAATGCAAAAGAAGGATGACATGAGTGTAGGAGATGAGCTGGCTCCTCCCCCGTTAACTTGGGACCCCAGTGAACTAGAGAGGCTATGTGGCTCTCCTTGA